The following nucleotide sequence is from Acidimicrobiales bacterium.
GGTGCCGCACCGCCTGCGCGGCGAGGTGGTGTGGGTCCGGGCCCACGGCGACGACATCGTGGTCACCCACGTGGGACCGGCCGGCGCCGTCGAGGTGGCCCGCCACGAACGGACCACGCCCGGCAACCCCCGTCACGTCGATGAGCACTTCGGGCCGACACCGGAGGGGCCGCTCAACCGCACCCCCAGGGCAAGAAGTGCTGCGGAGGCTGCGTTCCTGGCCATCGGGGCGGGGGCATCGTTGTGGCTCACCGAGGCGGGTGCTGCCGGGGTGGCCCGGCCCCGGCCGAAGATGGCCGACGCCGTTGCTCTCGCCGCCCTGCACGGCACCGAGGCGGTGGACTGGGCCCTCGGCCATGCCGCGGTCATGGGCCGCTTCGCCGAGAGCGACCTGGCGGCGATCATCGCCCACCACGCCGCCGCCGGCCCCGGCGACGTGCTGCGAGCAGGCGAGGACCACACCCTCCAGCCCGGCACCTCCGCCTGGGAAGGCTTCGGGAGATGACGGCGCCGGCGCGCTTCGACGATCAGCTCCTCGCCGCCGAGCTGGCCGACCTGCTCGACTTCGTGGCCGACTTCCTGGCCAAGGCCGAGGGTCCGCTCCTGCGGATGGACTTCGCCGACTTCACCTCCAGTGGCTATGACCTCGACGAGCTGCGCGCTGCTCTGCGCCGCTTCGCCGGCTGGCTCGCCGGCGAGGGTTTCGCATGAGGACGCCGGAGCCGCCGCCGTTGGCCGACGACCTCGAGGCGTTGTTGCGCCGCCTGCGCCTGCCGCACATCCGACGCGCTGCCCCCGAGGTCATCGCCACCGCCCGGGCGCAACGCTGGGAACCAGCCGAGGTGCTCAAGGTCCTCTTCGGCGAGGAGCTGGCCGGAAGGGAGCGCTCCTCGCTCGCCACCCGGCGGGCGGCCGCCACCTTTCCGACCGGAAAGACCTTCGAGGCGTGGGAGCCGGCGGCGTCGTCCATTCCCGCCCCGACCCAGTCCGCCCTTCGCACCCTGGAGTGGGTCCGCCGGCGGGAGAACCTGGTGGTGTGCGGGCCGTCCGGCACGGGCAAGACGATGTTCCTCGAGGCGCTGGGGCAGCTGGCCGTCGAGGCCGGCATGAAAGTGGCCTGGTTCGCCCTGGAGGACCTCGGCGCCCTGGTGCGCCGCCACCGGGCCGACGACACCGTCACCCGGGCCGTGGCCCGCATCCTGCGCTCGGAGATGGTCGTGGTTGACGACATAGGACTCTTGCCGGTGAGTCCCGACGCGGCCGAGGGTCTCTACCGCCTGGTCGATGCCGCCTACGAGAAGCGCAGCGTGGCTGTCAGCTCCAACCTGCACCCCTCAGGCTTCGACGAGCTGATGCCCAAGACCCTCGCCGGCGCCACGGTCGACCGGCTCCTGCACCACGCCCACGTCTGCGTCACCACCGGCGACAGCGTGCGCCTTCAGCAGGCCACGACCGGCAAGGGGGTGGTGCCTCTCGGATGAGCACGCGCAGATCTGGTGGCCGCCAGCGCGCGGTTCTCATGGCCGCCAGCGCGCGGTTCTCCTGTCCGCCTCCGCGCGGGTTCTCGTGGCCATTGACAACGACGAGCCACGACGCGCAGCAGGGAGCGCTCCCAGCGAGGGATGAGATCGCCCGAGATGGCCTATCGTGGCTTCCGTGACCTTCCGCATGGCATCTTCCGGCTCGTGAGAGGGCCGAACGCCATCCTCTGTGGCACCGCTGGGCAAGCGTTCGGAGCGGCGCCGATGCGGTAAACCCGCAGGTCACAGGCCGGTTCCTTCCGGGGTAGCTCAATTGGCAGAGCATCTGACTGTTAAGCGAAAAGCCGTAAACGGTGTGCTGACCTGCGGTTTTGCCTCAAAATCGGGTCCGAAATCGGCTCAGTTATCCGCTGTAACGGGGTCTGTCAGCGGCGTTTACGGCGGCCTGATTCCCGCTAGCCCGGGGGGACGGGCGCCGGCCAGGGCGGTCAAGGCCGGCCGTCAGGCCGCCCGCAGGGGAAGCCTTGACGGCCCGGTGTCCGGCCCGCCGGCACACTG
It contains:
- the istB gene encoding IS21-like element helper ATPase IstB codes for the protein MRTPEPPPLADDLEALLRRLRLPHIRRAAPEVIATARAQRWEPAEVLKVLFGEELAGRERSSLATRRAAATFPTGKTFEAWEPAASSIPAPTQSALRTLEWVRRRENLVVCGPSGTGKTMFLEALGQLAVEAGMKVAWFALEDLGALVRRHRADDTVTRAVARILRSEMVVVDDIGLLPVSPDAAEGLYRLVDAAYEKRSVAVSSNLHPSGFDELMPKTLAGATVDRLLHHAHVCVTTGDSVRLQQATTGKGVVPLG